A stretch of Bacillus pseudomycoides DNA encodes these proteins:
- a CDS encoding metallophosphoesterase, with amino-acid sequence MISILAVGVSTFSYLQNNLLSVSKVSITSSEIPANFKGFKMVQLSDLHSKKFGENQEVLIEKVKSLNPDIIAITGDLVDSERYDAEASLEVVKQLVKYYPVYFVTGNHEAWSGVYANLEKELKKYNVTVLRNEHTRIQKDGQEIYILGIDDPAFTVKNNDKNEEMSTVKKEIIKAKKEINRGEYTVLFSHRPELLQVYAEQQINLVLTGHAHGGQVRLPFVGGLVAPNQGVLPKYTAGLYKEQDTSMIVSRGLGNSIIPQRVFNRPEIVVVQFN; translated from the coding sequence ATTATAAGTATATTAGCAGTAGGAGTTAGTACATTTTCATATTTACAAAACAATTTATTAAGTGTAAGTAAAGTATCGATAACATCAAGCGAAATACCTGCTAATTTTAAAGGATTTAAAATGGTACAGTTGTCGGATTTACATAGTAAAAAATTTGGGGAAAACCAAGAAGTTTTAATTGAGAAAGTAAAAAGTTTGAACCCTGATATTATCGCTATTACAGGGGATTTAGTTGATAGTGAGCGATATGATGCGGAAGCAAGTTTAGAAGTGGTTAAACAACTTGTAAAATATTATCCGGTGTATTTTGTTACAGGAAATCATGAAGCTTGGTCAGGAGTTTACGCCAATCTAGAAAAAGAGTTAAAAAAATACAACGTTACAGTTTTGAGAAATGAGCATACACGTATTCAAAAAGATGGACAAGAAATTTACATTTTAGGTATAGATGATCCTGCATTTACTGTGAAAAATAACGATAAAAATGAAGAAATGAGTACAGTAAAAAAGGAAATCATTAAAGCAAAAAAGGAGATAAATCGAGGTGAATATACAGTGTTGTTTTCACATAGGCCGGAACTGCTTCAAGTATATGCTGAGCAACAAATCAATTTAGTCTTAACAGGGCATGCCCATGGCGGGCAAGTAAGGCTGCCTTTTGTTGGAGGTTTAGTTGCACCTAATCAAGGAGTATTACCAAAGTACACAGCAGGTCTATATAAAGAGCAAGATACTTCCATGATAGTAAGCAGAGGTTTAGGAAATAGCATCATTCCTCAAAGGGTTTTTAATAGACCAGAGATTGTAGTCGTACAGTTTAATTAA
- a CDS encoding aminoacyl-histidine dipeptidase, with product MYSNLEQLTKHPVFYHFAEISKIPRGSGNEKEISDFLVKFAKDRNLEVIQDKALNVIIKKAATAGYENVPTIIIQGHMDMVCEKNQATVHDFEKDPIELRIVGDMLYANQTTLGADNGIAVAYALALLDSTDIPHPALEVVITTEEETTMGGAFAVDASQFDGKIFINIDSEEDHKLLVSSAGGAKAVETISVDWEEAPAELEAYRLYVGGLKGGHSGMEIDKQRGNANKVLGRVLHDLSKEISFNMSEIHGGLKTNAIPRESVATILLSVNDVQKVEEKVVEWTRIFQEELRAVDPDVHVSLTKLEEKVEKVFAKTTQNQLISSLFLIPNGIQSMSMDIKGLVESSTNLGVIETLHNEIKLRNEVRSSISSLKQYITNEIKHIAELVGATFEKESEYPEWPYNPNSPIRDLFENVHKEKYNKDAEIFAVHAGIECSVFVQKMPELDAISFGPDIFNVHTPDEHISISSVINNWGYFIDVMRETKSLA from the coding sequence ATGTATTCTAATTTAGAACAATTAACAAAGCACCCGGTATTTTACCATTTTGCAGAAATTTCAAAGATTCCAAGAGGATCTGGAAATGAAAAAGAAATTAGCGATTTCCTAGTGAAATTTGCAAAAGATCGTAATTTAGAAGTTATACAAGATAAAGCTTTAAACGTGATTATTAAAAAGGCAGCAACTGCTGGTTATGAAAATGTGCCTACAATTATTATTCAAGGTCATATGGACATGGTTTGTGAGAAGAACCAAGCAACTGTTCATGATTTTGAAAAAGATCCGATTGAGCTACGAATCGTTGGGGACATGCTGTATGCAAATCAAACGACTTTAGGTGCTGATAATGGTATTGCAGTTGCGTATGCATTAGCATTATTAGATTCAACAGATATTCCGCATCCAGCTCTTGAGGTTGTAATTACAACTGAGGAAGAGACAACGATGGGTGGAGCTTTTGCTGTTGATGCGAGTCAATTTGATGGGAAAATATTTATTAATATTGATTCTGAAGAAGATCATAAATTATTAGTGAGCAGTGCAGGCGGAGCGAAAGCAGTTGAAACAATTTCTGTTGATTGGGAAGAAGCACCTGCTGAATTAGAAGCATATCGTTTGTATGTTGGAGGCTTAAAAGGTGGCCATTCCGGTATGGAAATTGATAAACAGCGAGGAAATGCCAATAAAGTGTTAGGACGCGTTCTTCATGATTTATCAAAAGAAATCTCATTTAACATGAGTGAAATTCATGGCGGATTAAAAACAAATGCGATTCCACGTGAAAGTGTTGCGACAATTCTATTATCTGTAAATGACGTACAAAAGGTAGAAGAGAAAGTAGTAGAATGGACACGCATTTTCCAAGAAGAGCTGCGTGCTGTAGATCCTGATGTACATGTTTCTCTTACAAAATTAGAAGAAAAAGTAGAAAAAGTATTTGCTAAAACAACACAGAACCAACTTATTTCTTCTTTATTCTTGATTCCAAACGGAATTCAAAGTATGAGCATGGATATTAAAGGACTTGTAGAAAGTTCAACAAATTTAGGTGTAATTGAAACATTACATAATGAAATTAAATTACGAAATGAAGTAAGAAGTTCTATAAGTAGTTTAAAACAATACATTACAAATGAGATTAAGCATATTGCAGAGTTAGTTGGGGCAACATTCGAGAAGGAATCAGAATATCCAGAATGGCCATACAATCCGAATTCACCAATTCGTGATTTATTTGAAAACGTGCATAAAGAAAAATATAACAAGGATGCTGAGATCTTTGCGGTACATGCCGGTATTGAATGTAGTGTATTTGTTCAAAAAATGCCTGAATTAGATGCAATTTCATTTGGACCAGATATTTTCAACGTTCATACGCCAGATGAACATATTAGTATTTCTTCTGTTATTAATAACTGGGGATACTTCATTGATGTAATGAGAGAAACAAAATCTTTAGCATAA
- a CDS encoding GNAT family N-acetyltransferase: protein MYFTENIPCPEHIFDLYDSVGWNNYLKLSKEQLHHALTQSTFVISAYDNDQLIGTGRIISDGIINAYLCGLVVHPSFQNRGIGKEIVQKLIVKCQKQNLHLQLICTAENIPFYEKLDFEGFAIGMKKK from the coding sequence ATGTATTTTACAGAAAACATTCCTTGCCCTGAACACATTTTTGATTTATATGATTCTGTCGGTTGGAATAACTATTTAAAGCTTTCAAAAGAGCAATTACATCATGCTCTCACTCAAAGTACTTTTGTCATAAGTGCTTATGATAACGATCAATTAATTGGAACCGGACGTATTATTTCAGATGGGATAATTAACGCTTATCTATGTGGATTAGTCGTTCATCCCTCCTTTCAAAATCGCGGAATTGGAAAGGAGATCGTTCAAAAATTAATTGTAAAATGCCAAAAACAGAACCTACACTTGCAATTAATTTGTACAGCTGAAAACATTCCATTCTATGAAAAGCTAGATTTCGAGGGATTTGCGATAGGAATGAAGAAAAAATAA
- the spoIISB gene encoding stage II sporulation protein SB, whose protein sequence is MQEMKQQKLAFFKKEKEDSNTDFSLVKGALTENINRLEKLMNGDASKYIQEKKLKENA, encoded by the coding sequence ATGCAAGAAATGAAACAACAAAAACTTGCTTTTTTTAAGAAAGAAAAAGAAGATTCAAATACAGATTTCTCTCTTGTAAAAGGTGCATTAACAGAAAATATTAATCGACTAGAAAAGCTCATGAATGGTGATGCATCAAAATATATACAGGAAAAGAAGTTGAAAGAAAATGCATAG
- a CDS encoding D-alanyl-D-alanine carboxypeptidase — protein sequence MEKEYSNEFFKEETGDTTDFSLIKGDTMQQVEDLEEELKRKG from the coding sequence GTGGAAAAAGAATATAGTAATGAATTTTTTAAAGAAGAAACTGGGGATACAACAGATTTTTCTTTAATAAAAGGAGATACAATGCAGCAAGTAGAAGATTTAGAAGAAGAATTAAAAAGAAAAGGATAG
- a CDS encoding type II toxin-antitoxin system SpoIISA family toxin — MTISNIRIGLFFLVLVFLFLIFFYWRNEELYEEKKQFIRKTWYGVFITSVTIYFMMKGIDLTLWKNILMFVAMVIFVDIAFISTPNISEIWGAKFSDIGKTVQSIKRSLIASKARGEIYTTIIQNVNPAAFGTMEWHTDTEYAQSLNAFLDTYAEKIGAKIVVFVTANELNTNFRGIRSQFSITVPLEYIEQLNEQKAVQVKNVGIIPAKIVKDVCIVIDGQKNNLQDRDFENVYNLTIHHSYFNK, encoded by the coding sequence TTGACAATCTCTAACATTCGAATTGGTTTGTTTTTTCTCGTACTAGTCTTTTTATTTCTTATTTTCTTTTATTGGAGAAATGAAGAATTGTACGAAGAGAAAAAGCAATTTATTCGAAAAACATGGTATGGTGTGTTTATTACATCAGTCACAATTTATTTCATGATGAAAGGTATTGATTTAACCCTCTGGAAAAATATTTTAATGTTCGTTGCAATGGTGATTTTTGTCGATATTGCGTTTATTTCAACTCCAAATATTTCTGAAATATGGGGTGCGAAATTTAGTGATATCGGAAAGACTGTTCAATCCATTAAACGATCATTAATCGCTTCGAAAGCACGAGGAGAGATTTATACTACCATCATTCAAAATGTAAACCCCGCAGCATTTGGTACGATGGAATGGCATACAGATACTGAGTATGCACAAAGTCTGAACGCGTTTCTTGATACGTATGCAGAAAAAATCGGCGCAAAAATTGTTGTGTTTGTCACTGCTAATGAATTAAATACAAATTTCCGTGGCATCCGCTCTCAATTTAGTATTACAGTACCTTTAGAGTATATAGAGCAGTTAAATGAACAAAAGGCGGTGCAAGTTAAAAATGTCGGCATCATACCAGCGAAAATCGTAAAAGATGTTTGCATTGTTATTGATGGTCAAAAGAACAATCTTCAAGATCGTGACTTTGAAAATGTATATAATTTAACGATTCATCATAGTTATTTTAATAAGTAA
- the gpmA gene encoding 2,3-diphosphoglycerate-dependent phosphoglycerate mutase: protein MIKLVLIRHGQSLWNLENRFTGWTDVDLSKNGLSEAREAGAILKNNGYAFDVAYTSVLKRAIRTLWIVLHEMDLVWVPVHKSWKLNERHYGALQGLNKDETAKKYGDEQVHIWRRSMDVRPPALTEDDPRYDITDPRYKLLKKEEFPLTECLEDTEKRVLDFWHKEIVPTLQSDQKVIISSHGNTIRSFVQYLDNLSNDGVVSLNIPTSIPLVYELDENLQPIRHYYLSMDGEVPEGVIPKHIS from the coding sequence ATGATAAAACTTGTACTTATTCGTCACGGACAAAGTTTATGGAATCTTGAAAACAGATTTACAGGATGGACAGATGTAGATTTATCAAAAAATGGGTTAAGTGAAGCAAGAGAAGCTGGGGCAATATTGAAAAACAATGGTTATGCGTTTGATGTTGCATACACATCTGTATTAAAACGAGCGATTCGGACATTATGGATTGTCCTTCATGAAATGGATTTGGTTTGGGTTCCCGTACATAAATCATGGAAGTTAAATGAGAGACACTACGGAGCACTGCAAGGTTTAAATAAGGATGAGACAGCAAAGAAATATGGAGATGAACAAGTTCATATTTGGAGACGAAGCATGGATGTGCGACCGCCAGCTCTTACTGAAGATGATCCAAGGTATGACATTACTGATCCAAGGTATAAACTTCTTAAGAAAGAGGAATTTCCTTTGACAGAATGTCTAGAAGATACAGAAAAAAGAGTGTTGGACTTTTGGCATAAGGAAATTGTACCAACGTTACAATCTGATCAAAAGGTAATCATCTCATCACACGGGAATACAATTCGTTCGTTTGTACAATATTTAGATAACCTATCGAACGATGGGGTAGTATCATTAAATATTCCAACCAGCATTCCTCTTGTCTATGAGTTAGATGAAAATCTACAACCAATTCGTCATTATTATTTAAGTATGGACGGAGAAGTGCCTGAAGGCGTAATTCCTAAACATATATCTTGA
- a CDS encoding MarR family winged helix-turn-helix transcriptional regulator, translated as MTQHKEEQMNQALALFYFAYKTFTEKPDEIIKEYGIQRVHHRILFFIARFPGLSINELLSLLEISKQALHGPLRQLLEKGLIESKEAEHDRRVKQLVLTTEGAELERKLSDVQREQMSSIFSKFGETCEENWHQVMTELANSRLGFDAWLSKREEPVDQK; from the coding sequence ATGACACAACATAAAGAAGAACAAATGAATCAAGCACTTGCACTGTTTTATTTTGCATATAAAACATTTACAGAAAAACCAGATGAAATTATAAAAGAGTATGGTATACAGCGCGTGCATCATCGAATCTTATTTTTTATTGCTCGCTTTCCTGGGCTTAGTATAAATGAATTGTTATCTCTGTTAGAAATAAGTAAACAAGCTCTTCACGGGCCACTCCGTCAGCTTCTTGAAAAGGGGCTTATTGAAAGCAAGGAAGCAGAACACGATCGTCGTGTGAAACAGCTTGTCCTAACGACAGAAGGAGCAGAGCTAGAGAGAAAACTAAGCGATGTACAAAGAGAACAAATGAGCAGTATTTTTTCAAAGTTTGGTGAAACATGTGAAGAGAATTGGCATCAAGTGATGACAGAACTAGCAAATAGCCGTTTAGGTTTTGATGCATGGCTATCTAAGAGAGAAGAACCAGTGGATCAAAAATGA
- a CDS encoding DUF7018 domain-containing (lipo)protein — protein MKAKRLVSLAIPLILLGGCGTDSAENETKKVETKAAQKEDKPSTEKKEVKSSTEKKEDKLAVAKGEPLTVQEYPTKILNQASELIKVGLDIQTMATSEKTETEKKEVKSSTEKKEDKLAVAKGEPLTVQEYPTKILNQASELIKVGLDIQTMATSEKTETEKIKEFEGLVVKLKDTTKKIKEVNPPNEFKEDHETIVKAMNLYDEAYTLQIESAKEGDNEKMKTSLNMIKEGGKYWKEATANIAKKKQELAGK, from the coding sequence ATGAAAGCAAAGAGACTAGTAAGTTTGGCAATTCCACTTATATTATTAGGGGGTTGCGGAACAGACTCAGCAGAGAACGAAACTAAAAAGGTAGAAACTAAGGCAGCTCAAAAAGAAGACAAACCTTCAACTGAAAAGAAAGAAGTTAAGTCTTCTACTGAAAAGAAAGAAGACAAACTAGCGGTAGCGAAAGGGGAACCTTTAACTGTTCAAGAGTACCCTACTAAAATTCTTAATCAAGCTTCGGAATTAATTAAAGTTGGTCTTGATATACAAACAATGGCTACTTCAGAAAAGACTGAAACTGAAAAGAAAGAAGTTAAGTCTTCTACTGAAAAGAAAGAAGACAAACTAGCGGTAGCGAAAGGGGAACCTTTAACTGTTCAAGAGTACCCTACTAAAATTCTTAATCAAGCTTCGGAATTAATTAAAGTTGGTCTTGATATACAAACAATGGCTACTTCAGAAAAGACTGAAACTGAAAAGATAAAAGAATTTGAAGGTTTAGTAGTTAAGTTGAAGGATACAACAAAGAAAATTAAAGAAGTAAACCCGCCTAATGAGTTTAAAGAAGACCATGAAACTATAGTTAAGGCAATGAACTTATATGATGAAGCCTATACACTTCAAATAGAATCTGCAAAGGAAGGGGATAATGAGAAGATGAAAACTTCATTAAATATGATAAAAGAAGGCGGTAAGTATTGGAAAGAGGCTACAGCAAACATAGCTAAGAAGAAACAAGAACTAGCAGGTAAATAA
- a CDS encoding DUF7018 domain-containing (lipo)protein, with protein MKAKRLVSLAIPLMLLGGCSSDKVILESESSPKQERKITMENKSVEPKEKEAKAEEPKPVDVGDYSTEEYINSLTDLALELQGKVDEMDSLVDGDSLSATNKYKYRALAETSKKLTKQARELKVPKEFAEVHKDIDKAMQTFESSFQLLIESITESNPSKAEKAVKVMEEAGNLWVEASKKLGDANSKVTK; from the coding sequence ATGAAAGCAAAGAGACTAGTAAGTTTAGCAATTCCACTTATGTTATTAGGAGGTTGTTCTTCTGATAAAGTAATCCTTGAGTCAGAGAGTAGTCCTAAACAAGAACGTAAAATAACAATGGAAAATAAGTCAGTAGAGCCTAAAGAAAAAGAAGCTAAAGCAGAAGAGCCTAAACCAGTAGACGTAGGGGATTATTCAACAGAAGAATACATAAACTCTCTTACAGACTTAGCTTTGGAGTTACAAGGTAAAGTAGACGAGATGGATAGTCTAGTTGATGGGGATTCTCTATCAGCGACTAACAAGTATAAGTATAGGGCTCTAGCGGAAACTTCAAAAAAGTTAACAAAACAGGCTAGAGAGTTAAAAGTACCGAAAGAGTTCGCAGAAGTACATAAGGACATCGATAAAGCAATGCAAACGTTCGAGTCCAGTTTTCAACTTCTAATTGAGTCCATAACAGAGTCTAATCCTTCTAAAGCGGAAAAAGCTGTAAAGGTCATGGAAGAAGCAGGTAACTTATGGGTGGAAGCGTCCAAGAAGTTAGGCGATGCGAACAGTAAGGTGACTAAATAA
- a CDS encoding DUF2809 domain-containing protein, protein MSYKRNRLLYAILTIIVVILGLASRKFAYALPNLLNAYLGDALWALMIFIGFGFLFHKMKTKNIAFLSLLFCYGIEISQLYHADWIDNIRATTLGGLVLGYGFLWSDLLAYTIGIGVGMLLEVVFRKI, encoded by the coding sequence ATGAGCTATAAACGAAATAGGTTGCTGTATGCAATCTTGACAATAATAGTAGTTATTTTAGGATTGGCATCAAGGAAATTTGCTTATGCTTTACCTAATCTATTAAATGCGTATTTAGGGGATGCACTGTGGGCTCTCATGATTTTTATTGGATTTGGATTCCTTTTTCATAAAATGAAGACTAAAAATATCGCGTTTTTAAGTTTACTATTTTGTTATGGTATTGAAATCAGTCAATTATATCATGCGGATTGGATAGATAATATTCGTGCAACGACTTTAGGGGGACTTGTATTAGGGTATGGTTTTTTGTGGAGTGATTTATTAGCTTATACGATAGGTATTGGTGTTGGTATGCTTTTGGAAGTAGTGTTTCGAAAAATATAA
- a CDS encoding GNAT family N-acetyltransferase, whose protein sequence is MEIKKARLDDVHDLTSLMKHLGYPTTVEYMKIRLQNIFSHPDYYTLVAEENEHVIGMIGLCTGMLYTEDGIYARIIALVVDEEFRNQGIGKRLIEAAEK, encoded by the coding sequence GTGGAAATCAAAAAGGCACGCTTAGACGATGTACATGATTTAACTTCATTAATGAAGCACCTTGGTTATCCAACAACTGTAGAATATATGAAAATAAGACTTCAAAATATTTTTTCTCACCCAGATTACTATACGTTAGTAGCAGAAGAAAATGAGCATGTTATTGGAATGATTGGCTTATGTACAGGCATGCTTTACACTGAAGATGGAATATACGCTCGCATTATTGCATTAGTAGTAGATGAAGAGTTTCGAAATCAAGGGATAGGAAAAAGATTAATAGAAGCAGCAGAGAAATGA
- a CDS encoding DUF4241 domain-containing protein: MSKLLHELSKSDSEVLRPEMLEHLKVTSGKMVACDPLIFNKNYFEHTIQPGTYPIVAWWNEEDGVIAGAELKVSEAKVAEWKMATKPGQNVSELEEGYILGYPVDTGLGCFADVEAIDKLEEIEDRLQQELGDEFISLYDDLIDDVLTEHDDDWGNCVVCEETGSNIIMFRSGYGDGFYPSYWGIDEKGNIVSLVTDFQVLYEE; encoded by the coding sequence ATGTCAAAGTTATTACATGAATTATCTAAATCGGATAGTGAGGTTCTACGTCCTGAAATGCTGGAGCATTTGAAAGTTACTTCAGGTAAAATGGTTGCTTGTGATCCTCTTATTTTTAATAAAAATTACTTTGAGCATACAATTCAACCAGGTACATATCCAATTGTTGCTTGGTGGAACGAGGAAGATGGTGTAATTGCTGGTGCTGAATTGAAAGTATCGGAAGCAAAAGTGGCAGAATGGAAGATGGCAACAAAGCCAGGACAGAATGTAAGTGAACTAGAGGAAGGATATATTTTGGGGTATCCAGTTGATACGGGACTAGGTTGTTTTGCAGATGTTGAAGCAATTGATAAATTAGAAGAAATAGAAGATAGACTACAACAAGAACTAGGAGACGAATTTATTAGTTTGTATGATGATCTAATAGATGACGTATTAACAGAACATGATGATGATTGGGGAAATTGTGTAGTATGTGAGGAAACAGGAAGTAATATTATTATGTTCCGTTCGGGTTATGGTGATGGTTTTTATCCTTCCTATTGGGGAATTGATGAGAAGGGAAATATAGTTTCACTTGTCACTGATTTTCAAGTATTGTATGAGGAATAA
- a CDS encoding YdcF family protein: protein MSYPFDCITNFIFVETEISPADVILIPGANHPQLMEKAASLYKQGLAPYILPSGGYKPHVGTTEWDFLRNIGIANGLPEEAILKEDTAQHTLENARLSLEVLQNSDIEPKKVIIVCKSGHSRRALLCYQTVFPKETEFFVSPVVDRYGITKENWFLSEIGISRIMNEVEKIGKYFGPHISNWVK, encoded by the coding sequence ATGTCTTATCCATTCGATTGTATTACCAATTTTATTTTTGTTGAAACTGAAATTTCTCCAGCAGATGTAATTTTAATTCCTGGTGCTAATCATCCTCAACTCATGGAAAAAGCAGCTTCGTTGTATAAACAGGGTTTAGCACCATATATACTTCCATCTGGCGGATATAAACCACACGTAGGAACGACTGAATGGGATTTTTTAAGAAATATTGGCATTGCAAATGGATTGCCTGAAGAAGCAATTTTAAAAGAAGATACAGCACAACATACTTTAGAAAATGCACGTTTATCGTTGGAAGTTTTACAAAATTCAGATATAGAACCTAAAAAAGTTATTATTGTCTGTAAATCAGGGCACTCTCGCCGAGCATTATTATGTTATCAAACTGTATTTCCGAAAGAAACGGAGTTCTTTGTTTCGCCGGTAGTGGATAGGTATGGAATAACGAAGGAAAACTGGTTTTTATCTGAAATTGGGATAAGCCGTATAATGAATGAAGTTGAGAAAATCGGTAAGTACTTTGGTCCGCATATTTCGAATTGGGTGAAATAA
- a CDS encoding MmcQ/YjbR family DNA-binding protein, whose product MESTRTYCLSKRKATEDSPDGWNATCMRIHNKIFAIVNHEKGDKAAITLKCDPNVALRIREEYPDSIISGYHMNKKHWNTVYINKGLEQEEINKMIDWSYDLVLQSFSKKLQKEILGEE is encoded by the coding sequence ATGGAGTCAACACGTACATACTGTCTTTCAAAAAGAAAAGCAACTGAAGATTCTCCAGACGGGTGGAATGCAACATGTATGAGAATTCATAATAAAATATTTGCGATTGTAAATCATGAAAAAGGGGATAAAGCAGCTATTACATTGAAATGTGATCCAAATGTTGCATTGCGGATTCGAGAAGAATATCCTGATTCAATTATCTCTGGTTATCATATGAATAAAAAGCATTGGAATACAGTTTACATAAATAAGGGGTTAGAGCAAGAGGAAATTAATAAAATGATAGATTGGTCGTATGATTTAGTTCTGCAATCTTTTTCGAAAAAGCTGCAGAAAGAGATTTTAGGAGAGGAATAA
- a CDS encoding GNAT family N-acetyltransferase, which translates to MSILPDEVKSPLEHVSFLLKDDVGKIFGGITGTIYFYHLHIDFLWVDESVRHEGYGNQLLNKIEEIAKEKNCRLILLDSFSFQAPEFYKKHGYREFGVVEDHPKGYSQHFLEKRL; encoded by the coding sequence ATGTCTATACTACCAGATGAGGTAAAAAGCCCATTAGAACATGTAAGTTTTCTATTAAAAGACGATGTTGGCAAAATATTTGGGGGCATAACAGGCACAATATATTTCTATCACCTTCATATTGATTTTTTATGGGTGGATGAGTCAGTACGTCATGAAGGATATGGTAATCAACTATTAAATAAAATCGAAGAAATTGCCAAAGAGAAAAACTGTAGACTTATATTACTTGATTCATTTAGTTTTCAAGCACCTGAATTTTATAAGAAACATGGTTACAGGGAGTTTGGGGTAGTTGAAGATCACCCTAAAGGGTATAGTCAACATTTTTTAGAGAAACGTTTATAA
- a CDS encoding DUF952 domain-containing protein: MITKVMGKSAWEVAKAKGNIMEASLMQEGFIHCSFLEQSLQVAEKHFSTEMELVLLVINPSLVEAEIKYELASNGQNYPHIYGTVNANAVVKVVELQKENGGYVLPVELEQK; this comes from the coding sequence ATGATTACAAAGGTAATGGGAAAAAGTGCATGGGAAGTAGCAAAAGCAAAAGGAAACATAATGGAAGCTTCACTGATGCAAGAAGGGTTTATTCATTGTTCTTTTTTAGAACAATCTCTTCAAGTGGCAGAAAAGCATTTTAGTACTGAAATGGAGTTAGTATTACTTGTAATTAATCCGTCGTTAGTTGAGGCGGAGATAAAATATGAATTGGCTTCTAATGGTCAAAACTATCCACATATATACGGAACCGTAAATGCTAATGCTGTTGTGAAAGTAGTAGAACTTCAGAAAGAAAATGGCGGCTATGTTTTACCAGTAGAGTTGGAACAAAAATAG
- a CDS encoding Phr family secreted Rap phosphatase inhibitor, translating to MKKTITILMGMITVLTLTLGMQLPVEKQQTPEFIKFADGDHH from the coding sequence ATGAAAAAAACAATTACTATTTTAATGGGAATGATAACAGTATTAACGTTAACATTGGGTATGCAATTACCGGTAGAAAAACAACAAACTCCGGAGTTTATAAAATTTGCAGATGGAGATCATCACTAA